GCCCCCTACCTTCTGCTCGGCCTTGTGCTTGGCGTCGGCGGCGTCCTGGACGGAGCGCTGCTTGCCGATCGCCAGGTCGGACCTGAACTGCTCGTTCTGTTCCCGGGCCTTCCGGTAACCGGAGTTGACCAGGCGTGCGGCGGCGTCGCGGCCGCCGATGCCGAAGGCCAGCGCCGCGGCCAGCGCCGCCGCGCCGACCAGCGCGACATAGGTGATCGTGACGATCACCGGCGAGATGCCCAGCTGAGTCAGGATCATGAATACGGCGATCCCCATGATCATCGCCGGGACCAGGGTGCGAACGACCTGCCCCGTTGGCGTGTCGCCCATGGTGCGGTGCACCAGCCCGCCGATCGCGCCGGCGACCGCGGCCGCGACGATGAAGATCAGCAGTGCGGCGAGGACGTTGGGCAGGTAGCTCAGCACTTGGTTCATGAACGCGGTCAACGGCGGAATTCCCAGCGTCCCGATGGCCGAGGAGATCACGAACAGCATGATCACCCAGAACACGACCAGGCCGACGAGCTTGGAGGGGCTTCCCTGCGGGGAGAACTTCTCCACGTAGTTGGCGCCACCGCCGGTCTTCAGCTTGTCGTCGACCTTCGCCTTCTGCAGGCCTTTGGTGATGGCCTTGTCGAGCAGTTTGGCGATGATGAAGCCGATCAGCAGCACGAGAAGCGCGCCGATCACCTGAGGCAAGTAGCCCACGAAAGTCGTAAATGCGCTCTGCAAACTTTGCAGGATGTTGAAGCCTGTGTTCATCGATCTTGTCCTTTCATGGATAGGTTTCGATTACGATGGTGGGCGCGTCTAGAATTCGCTGCGTCGTTTCGGTCCTGGGTTTCGTCTGAGGAACTGAAAAACCCCGGCTCGGTCGTCGCGTCGAAGCGGAACACCGAGGTCCGGGGTGTGGATGAAGCCTGTGCGACTCTTGTGGTGTCAGTCTGCTGGGCGGTCCGCGAGTTGATCGGTGGTGCCGTCGTCCGCTGTGGTCATGCCATCACATCCTTCGGGCGACGCCGCAGGTTGACCGGGCCATGGGCGAGCCGCGCACGCGGCTGGCTAAAGTCTGGCCGCGCCTATGACCTGGGCATACCCGGGTTACGCGACACCAAACTCGCGGGAATCCGGCCCCGAACTTCCGGAACCCGGGCAGAAATCATGCATGTGCCCAAGTAGCCGACACCATCGGCCACCTGGACCAGCTGAGGCATCTGTCCACGGGTTCTTCCTCGTCTTCGCCGAGGATGTCGCGCAGCTTGTCCCCGGCTGCCTCAAGCGCCCCGCGTCTTGGCCTTCGCGCCGCCGGAGGTCACGTCCTCCAACAGGTCAGGCAGGCCCTTTTGCTCGGTACCGGAGATGTCCAGCCGGTTTACCGCTTCCGCGAACCGCAGGTACGTGTCGACCCCCGCCGCCCCGATCCGGGCGTCGATGGTCAGCAGCTCGATGCCCACCAGGGACACCCGTACGTAGGCGTCGATCACGAGCCCCCAGGATCGTGTCGATCACGTCGGCGAGACTGCTCGAACTCGGCCGGTCGAGGCCACCGCCCTCGCCAGACGGCTGTCGTCATCGCTTGCTCCCTCAACTTCTGCCCGCGCCCGCACGGGCGCGGCCGCGGCGAGGCCGCTCTTCCTCGGCCGCCTCGTCGGTATCTTCGGTCTCTTCCGGCTCCTCTTCCTCCGGCTCCTCTTCGGACTCTTCTTCCTCGTCGGGCTCGTCCTCGGACTCGGCGGCCTCGTCCTCTTCGGAACCAGTGTCGGCGGACTCTTCGTCCTGCTCAGCCTCCGTGTTCGCGCTGTCGTCGCGGTCGGTGTCCTCGTCCTCCCGCTCGACGACCTCCCCGTCGTGGATCTCGCCGTGCCACCCCTCGACGTCGTCGGGGTTGAGCAGGTCCTCCATCATCACCTGGCGGCGGAAGTGCTTGAGCTCCAGCCGCGCCCGACGGCCCTGGGCCCGCCAGATGTTGCCGGTGCGCTCGAACAGGCCCTGCGGGTGGTAGGCGAGGACCAGCACGACCTTGGTGAGGTCGGGCGTGAGCTCGTGGAACGTCACCGCGCCATCGACGTGGCCCTTGGCTCCCTTGGAACGCCAGACGATCCGCTCAAACGGCACCTGCTCCAGAATGCTGGCCTCCCAGGTGCGGTGCGACCAGAAAACCTGCGCCTTCCACTCGGTCTTCTCGTCGCTGACCTGCTCGACGTTGCTGACCTTCTTCATGAACGCCGGGAAGTCGGTGAACCGGGTCCACTGGTCGTACACGAGGTTGATCGGCGCACCGATGTCGATCTCCTCGACAATATTGGTGAGCTTGATCTTGGCGCCTTTGCCGCCACCCCCACCCCCACCGCCGCCGCCGAAGGCGTTCTTCGCCTTCTGTGCGATGCCGGACAGGCCGCCCTTGACGGCGCCCATCATCGCCTGGCCCTTGATGCTGCCCTTGCTGCCGGTCACCGCCGCGAGCAGGCCACCGCCGTCGCCTCCGGCGAAGTCGGACAGTCGCCCGGCCGTCGAAGACATCTTTTTCGTCAGCGCACCCGTTGCTCGGGTCATCGCCGCTTGGCCCAGCCCGCGCAGGGCATCGGTCAGCTCACTCGTGTCCCCGCCGGTCGCCTTCGACGCGGTGCTGGTGGCCGTGCCGGCCGTGTTGCCGGCTGTGTCCGTCGCCTTGTCGGTGGCGTTCTTCAAAGTTTCGGTGACCACTGCGTTTACCTCCTTGCCCGTCGGGCGGGCGAGCGCTTGGTGGCGGTGCGTGCACTGCCGGAACTTTTGTCGTCATCGGACGACGCGGATCGCCGGCTCGGCGAACGCCGCCGTGGCGGCTGTTCGCCACCGTTGTCGGTGTCATTGTCGTCATCGCTCGAGTGGCGGCTCGCCGCACGCCGACGCTGGGGCTTCTCGGGCTCCGGCTCTTCCTCGGCTTCGGCTTCGTCCTCGTCGACGGCTTCGGCTTCGTCTTCCGGCTCTTCCTGGACTTCGTCCTCGCCGTCGTGCTCCTCGTCGGCTTTGGACTTCTTGCCGCGGGTGAGCGCGCCACCGTCCTGGAGGCGTTCGCTCAGCGACTCGATCCTCCCGCTGGCCGCCGTCACCGCCGCGGACTTCGCCGCGGCGAGCAACTCGTCACGCGCCAGCGACGTCAGCTGGCCGATCTCCGCGGACGAACCCAGCTGCTCGAGACCACTTTGGACGAGCTTCGCCGGTGACACCCCGGCCTTGCCGGTCGCCCCGGCGGCCGCGATCATCAACGCGAGGCGCCCCTTCTTCGTCCGCCCCAGTAGATAACCGGCTGCGACCCCGAGCGCCATCGGTGTTCCTGCCTTCATTGCCGCTCCTCCCGACTCTTGCGGTAGCGAGATCCCCACGCACAACCCGCACGCCGCCCCCGAAAACAACGCGAACAGGAATGTGGCTTCGTCATCCAACTCAGCTACCCGCATCCCTCCGTGTGAAACACGAGATCACGGTGAACGGTTTTGTCCTTGCATGGTAAGGACAAGAACTGTTCACGGGAGCGGTTCCGAAGCTCGTTTTCTGTGATGCTGAAAATCAGCTTCCTTGGAATCCTGGTTGCACGTCGGCCCGATCTCCCTGTTTTTCAACACACCATCCACACGCGAACGGTACCGGTGGCGCCAGGCTTCTTGGTTGCGCTCGCCTTGCCGGGTTCGACACCATCGGCGGAGGAGGGACGCAGAGTCGCCGACCATGGATCACGACGGAGTTCAGTGCACAAGAGCACGACCAGGACTTGATCGGCATCAAGCGCGGTTCGGGCAGGACCGGTATCGAGGACGTGGGCGCCTTGCCGACACTCGAACATCGACAACGCTGTGAGCAGCGCGGACGCCTCTACTCGGGTGATTCGGCGTGCACCTCGAATGCCCGGCCGAGGAGGGAGCGGCGGATCTCGGCCAGCACGCACCGCACTGCGGTGGGGTCGGAGATTTCGCAGGTCCTGCTGAGCTTGTCCCTAGCTCAGCAGGATCTGTGTCTCCGTCTTCTCTGCTCTGCGTCCGCGGGGAGCGAACCGGGCGGGCGATCCGGGTCTGGCATCGCCGGGCCGGTCCGGTCCGGTCCGTGACGGCGTCGGGGCGCGGTCAGCGGCCGTCCGGCGACGGCAGCTGGGTGCGCCGCCGACGTCTGCTGACCGACTTCAGCACGGTGTTTAACGGCGCGGACGGTTCTCGGGCAGGTCGTCGGTGTCGATGCGCTCCTTGCGCACCTCGCCGGAGACCGTCTCGGTCTCGGTGACCTCTTCCTTGGCCAGGCGCACCCGTTCGACCGGCACGACTTCGGTCTCCACGACCGGCCGTTCGGCGTGCAGGGTCATCTCGTGCTCTTCATCGGAGATGGCCGGGCCGGCGAGAGCGGCGCCGGCGTTGGCCTCGGTGATGGGTTCGCGCTCGACGTGGACCTCTTCGTGCGTCACCGGGACCGAGACCTGCTGAGTCTCGGTGACGACGTACTTGCGAAGCGTCGCCCGGCCGGTCTGCTCTCGCTGTGTGCCCACCCGCAGCCGTTCCTCCGAACGCGTCATCGCGTCGTCGGTGGTGGGGCCGGAGATGTCGTGCCCGGTGTCGGCCGCCGTGTCGGCCACGGTGTCGGCCCGCCCGACCTGGCCTTGTCCGGTGTCGAGACCGTAGTGCTGGTAGAGCCGGCTTATCTCGCCTGGGTCGAGGTGGTCGCCTGAGGGGTCGACGTGGGGTGCATCCTTGACGACGTCCTTGTCGTAGGACGTCTGGAGGTCGTCACCGCGGGGTTGCAGGCCCTGGACGGGCAGGAACGTCTCGCTCGTGCCGAACAGGCCGGTGTTGACGGTGACCCATGAAGGAGCGCCGCTGGCGTCGTCGGCCCACAACTGGCCGACCTTACCGATCTTCTGACCGGCCGTGTCGTGAATGGTTTTTCCGGCCCAAGAAGCAATGTCTTGGGAATGAGGCACTGTCATTTTGTTACTTCCTCGCAATGATGGGGGCTGGCGTTCTTCGCCGATTACCCGGTTCCACAGACGCGACACCTGTTCGCGGAATTTTTTTGCCGCCGTCCGCCGCTGCGACGTGGACGACGATCTGCGAAGTTCCAATAAAATGCGCGTGAGCTGCACAGACGTCTCTGTTCGGGCCTGCCTGAATATGATCGTCACAGTGTCGCGAAACAATTTCGCCGACAATGGCGACACCCTGTCTATCTCAGACTTCATCGTTATCGCTCGGAGCTGATGCGGTCGATCTTGCGGTGGTAGCGCATCGCGGCCAGCCCGCCCAGGATGGCCCCGACGAGCGCGGCGGCGAAGGCCACCAGCGCGGCGATGATCCCGACGACGGTCAGGGGCCCTTCGTTGATCGGGAGCCTGGGCAGTCCGTTGAGCCGAGCCAAGATGTTGAACCGACTGCCGCCGACCGCGGCCAGGATCGCAACGACGATCGCGATGACGATCGACCACAGCCACACCGCGATGCCTTGCTTGACCCAGTTGACGCTCGAGCCGGGGGGCGTGATGGTGATGTTCGGGCGGGTACGGGGCCACTCGGGCAAGACCTCGTACTCGACGCCGGTCCAGTGCACCGACCTTGCGCCCTCAGCTTGATCCACGTGCATCGGGAGCGGCTCGGGGAACTAGCCGATGATGTCGCCGCCGGCCTCGGACCTTCCCGTGGCGGTGGTCCACCAGGCGGTAAGGCCCGCGAGGATGGGCAGCGCGTCGAACAGTATGTCGTGCTCGTCCGGGACGAGGACTGCCTTCTGCTCGTCGGTGCTCGCGTCGGCGGACGCGGCCGCGTCGTCACGGGGGCGCCCACTTCGTGGGGTCCATTCTGTTTCAGTTGGTTGTGCCGACGAGCACCGATCCCGACGTCTACGAGGCCGTCGAACAGGCCCTCGCGCACTGGGCGCACGACACGCCGGCTCGGGCGTCCGCGGACGACAAAGCCAACCAGCGGGCCGCACTCAGCGGCGGATCGCCTTCCTGACCGCCGCGACGAGGAGACCGCCGGCCAGCACCCACGGCCCCGCCACGATGAGCGGATCCAGCAGGTGATGCTTGACGTCCGCGCGCTTCTTCCCGACCCGGGAGGAAATCCCGTGGCGCGAGAATTCGCTCGCGACACCGGTTTCGGTGATGGGGTTGTCCGGGTGCAGCGTGGCGAACGAGCGCAGGTGGTGCTCCCACGCGTCCACCCGGTCGGCCGCCAGCAGGAGCAACCAATGCGCAGCACGTCCCTCGCTGTACTTGCGATAAGCCATCTTGCGCACCGCGCCGGAAAGGCCACGAGGCGGACACGAGGTGCCGAAAACCGGGGTGAGGAACGCGTGCTCGATCGACCGTTCCCGAGGCCACTTCTCGGGCTGGCACTCGGGGAACTCCCAGTGCGCGCCCGTCTGGTCCTCCTGCCACAGCAGTTTCGGCACCGACGGCCGGTCCTTCGGATCGAGGTCGGCTCCCCAACCGGGGATCCTGGCCCGCAGCTGGTCAGTCGTCTCCGCGAGCGGCGCCCGCTTCGAGGTGTAGACCACAGTCGGATTCCTTCCTCAGCTACCGCTCGGCACGATCAGCGGCTTGATGCAGCCGTCCAGCTTTGCGGAGAAAATGTGGTAGCCCTCGGCGATGTGCTCCAGCGGGATCCGGTGGGTGACGATGTCGCTCGGCTTGAGGTAACCGTTGCGGATGTGCTCGAACAACCGCGGCCACTGCCGTTTGACGGGGCACTGGTTCATCCGCAAGGTGAGGCCCTTGTTCAGGGCGTCGCCGAATTTGACCGCGCTGAACATCGGGCCGTAGGCCCCCATCACCGACACGGTGCCGGCTTTGCGGACCGAGTCGATGGCCCAGTTGAGCGCGATCGGTGAACCACCCTGCAGCTTCAACTTGGCGGACGTGACGTGCTGGATCAGGTTGCCGTCGGCCTCGGCGCCCACCGCATCGATCGCGACGTCGGCGCCGAGGTGGTCGGTGAGCTTCTTCATCTGCACGACGATGTCGTCGTAC
The sequence above is a segment of the Amycolatopsis sp. 2-15 genome. Coding sequences within it:
- a CDS encoding mechanosensitive ion channel family protein — encoded protein: MNTGFNILQSLQSAFTTFVGYLPQVIGALLVLLIGFIIAKLLDKAITKGLQKAKVDDKLKTGGGANYVEKFSPQGSPSKLVGLVVFWVIMLFVISSAIGTLGIPPLTAFMNQVLSYLPNVLAALLIFIVAAAVAGAIGGLVHRTMGDTPTGQVVRTLVPAMIMGIAVFMILTQLGISPVIVTITYVALVGAAALAAALAFGIGGRDAAARLVNSGYRKAREQNEQFRSDLAIGKQRSVQDAADAKHKAEQKVGGQERSARAAQPPPA
- a CDS encoding SRPBCC family protein, whose protein sequence is MVTETLKNATDKATDTAGNTAGTATSTASKATGGDTSELTDALRGLGQAAMTRATGALTKKMSSTAGRLSDFAGGDGGGLLAAVTGSKGSIKGQAMMGAVKGGLSGIAQKAKNAFGGGGGGGGGGKGAKIKLTNIVEEIDIGAPINLVYDQWTRFTDFPAFMKKVSNVEQVSDEKTEWKAQVFWSHRTWEASILEQVPFERIVWRSKGAKGHVDGAVTFHELTPDLTKVVLVLAYHPQGLFERTGNIWRAQGRRARLELKHFRRQVMMEDLLNPDDVEGWHGEIHDGEVVEREDEDTDRDDSANTEAEQDEESADTGSEEDEAAESEDEPDEEEESEEEPEEEEPEETEDTDEAAEEERPRRGRARAGAGRS
- a CDS encoding PRC and DUF2382 domain-containing protein, translated to MQLTRILLELRRSSSTSQRRTAAKKFREQVSRLWNRVIGEERQPPSLRGSNKMTVPHSQDIASWAGKTIHDTAGQKIGKVGQLWADDASGAPSWVTVNTGLFGTSETFLPVQGLQPRGDDLQTSYDKDVVKDAPHVDPSGDHLDPGEISRLYQHYGLDTGQGQVGRADTVADTAADTGHDISGPTTDDAMTRSEERLRVGTQREQTGRATLRKYVVTETQQVSVPVTHEEVHVEREPITEANAGAALAGPAISDEEHEMTLHAERPVVETEVVPVERVRLAKEEVTETETVSGEVRKERIDTDDLPENRPRR